The following are encoded in a window of Paenibacillaceae bacterium GAS479 genomic DNA:
- a CDS encoding Spore germination protein, whose translation MNKTISLTGYEMFSLQVLYVGASAGFLYPSLLINSTTGPLWAPISVWALLAFSSCILYSRMLLKLRGKELVPIIVSSLGKPAAIMLLLPILLFVIAAITVMLRSFTELITMTLLPTTPLLFLNCMIFASSGLAAAGLMAIIRAAKVIFLLAVGMIVFLLLVGTSGSHWELGGPWFRMSADFFTDGDFYGGSFVWMGFTYIAMIAPFSIEQARLYQKGNMIALVLSVLMVACFIYIPVMTFGREMSSRLTFPFVSKMDSIYQYWIILENLTAIFLSSTMLCLLLVIALKLKALMSITTSIWPKVSIKWGLAVVTVIVYIAAELIPEWRDLEKWVFNSYFLRFYAMFVFPGITLAGLHFKQRKAGGA comes from the coding sequence ATGAATAAAACCATTTCGCTGACTGGTTATGAAATGTTCTCTTTGCAAGTTCTATATGTAGGCGCCTCCGCAGGCTTCCTCTATCCTAGTCTGCTGATTAACAGCACAACCGGTCCGCTCTGGGCACCTATTTCTGTATGGGCGCTTTTAGCTTTTTCCAGCTGTATCCTGTATAGCCGTATGCTATTAAAGCTTCGCGGCAAAGAGCTCGTTCCAATCATTGTAAGCTCTCTTGGGAAGCCGGCCGCGATTATGCTGCTATTGCCTATATTGCTGTTCGTCATCGCAGCCATAACCGTCATGCTACGCTCTTTCACGGAACTAATTACGATGACTTTATTGCCGACCACCCCACTGCTTTTCCTGAACTGCATGATCTTTGCCTCATCGGGCTTGGCAGCAGCAGGACTAATGGCCATTATCCGCGCTGCCAAAGTGATATTTCTCTTGGCTGTAGGAATGATCGTGTTTCTTTTGCTGGTCGGAACGAGCGGCTCCCATTGGGAGCTTGGCGGCCCTTGGTTTCGAATGAGTGCGGACTTTTTCACAGACGGCGATTTCTACGGAGGCTCCTTCGTCTGGATGGGATTTACCTATATCGCCATGATTGCTCCTTTTTCAATCGAGCAAGCGCGGCTCTACCAAAAAGGCAATATGATAGCGCTCGTACTATCCGTCCTTATGGTGGCCTGTTTCATATACATCCCCGTTATGACATTTGGCAGGGAGATGAGCAGTAGGCTGACATTCCCATTTGTCTCGAAGATGGACTCGATTTATCAATACTGGATTATCCTCGAGAACCTCACAGCGATATTCTTATCTTCTACGATGTTATGTTTGCTGCTTGTCATAGCGCTAAAGCTCAAAGCTCTGATGAGCATCACGACCAGCATTTGGCCAAAAGTTTCAATAAAGTGGGGGTTAGCCGTCGTAACGGTCATCGTTTACATCGCTGCAGAACTTATTCCAGAGTGGAGAGATTTGGAAAAATGGGTGTTTAACAGCTATTTTCTCCGCTTCTACGCGATGTTTGTCTTTCCTGGGATTACATTGGCCGGGCTGCATTTCAAGCAGAGAAAGGCGGGGGGAGCATGA
- a CDS encoding two-component system, NarL family, sensor histidine kinase DesK — protein sequence MQQKWHQVIPRNTGLGPYIWLAFIILPFYFIFRFSDTASIIVGSQMVAVFFFLHQLTRKGRGWRMYTALSIQMAISALMTVYFHYPYFGFFLAFYIGNTRSRGGFLSLYIVHLVLVAVSIYTTYAMKNAFFVQQSPFIVILLLGVSVMPFSRYNWLKQERLQDQLEDANKRISDLLVREERQRIALDLHDTLGQQLSLIRLKSDLAGKLVNKDPERARNEMADVHQTARIALQEVRDMVSHMRGARLEDELGRVGQILKAAEIEFILEGDSKLSHTSRFTENVLSMCIKEAVTNVVKHSRASCCLVRIEQKPDLIRVLVKDNGVGLKPRKALDRGNGLQGMKERLEFINGSLEITGNEGTAIHMKAPHNISRREKEDTL from the coding sequence ATGCAACAAAAATGGCATCAGGTCATTCCGAGAAACACGGGTCTGGGACCCTATATTTGGTTGGCCTTTATTATTCTGCCTTTTTATTTTATTTTCCGCTTCTCGGATACGGCAAGCATCATTGTCGGCAGCCAGATGGTTGCCGTCTTTTTTTTCCTACATCAGCTGACGCGGAAGGGCCGCGGTTGGCGGATGTATACGGCCCTCTCCATTCAGATGGCCATCTCAGCTCTAATGACGGTTTATTTCCATTACCCCTACTTCGGCTTTTTCCTGGCGTTCTACATCGGCAATACTCGCAGCAGAGGCGGGTTTCTGAGTCTGTACATCGTGCACCTGGTGCTCGTTGCCGTTTCGATCTACACTACCTATGCAATGAAAAACGCCTTTTTCGTTCAACAGTCGCCGTTCATCGTCATTCTACTGCTTGGGGTTTCGGTGATGCCGTTCAGCCGCTACAACTGGCTTAAGCAGGAACGGCTCCAGGATCAGTTGGAAGACGCCAACAAACGCATCTCCGATCTGCTCGTGCGGGAGGAGCGGCAGCGTATCGCACTGGATCTGCATGATACACTCGGCCAACAGCTGTCGCTCATCCGCCTCAAAAGTGACCTCGCCGGGAAGCTTGTCAACAAAGATCCAGAGCGGGCGCGCAATGAGATGGCTGATGTGCATCAGACGGCGCGAATCGCGCTTCAGGAAGTCAGAGACATGGTTTCCCATATGCGCGGCGCAAGGCTCGAGGATGAACTAGGTCGAGTGGGTCAAATTCTCAAAGCCGCAGAAATCGAGTTTATCCTTGAAGGCGACTCCAAGCTTTCCCATACTTCCCGCTTTACCGAGAATGTGCTGAGCATGTGCATCAAGGAAGCTGTCACTAATGTCGTGAAGCATAGCCGAGCAAGCTGCTGCCTCGTTCGCATCGAGCAAAAGCCAGATCTGATCCGGGTGCTTGTCAAAGATAATGGCGTCGGTCTTAAACCTCGTAAAGCGTTGGATCGTGGGAACGGCCTGCAAGGCATGAAGGAGCGGCTGGAATTTATCAACGGAAGCTTGGAAATAACAGGAAATGAAGGCACAGCCATACACATGAAAGCCCCCCACAACATCAGCCGGAGGGAAAAGGAGGATACCCTATGA
- a CDS encoding spore germination protein KA — protein MSRLLASLHRLHTEKESGRLLEELNDLFNDSFDYVSTKIGNSGDNEVYLCYFATLCQNSRLRFAFDEDESSLAIRLKEYEGTPVSEGDTKKCELALCSGSAVLCFRGSTTGLILNLQEVQQRSLDSPYTETVLQGPLYAFNENLEVNAALIRQRLRTSQLKAWETTVGRSTNTRIFVVYCADVVDKSCLAQVKKLLSEMDAEGIQDTGELLRLLDKKRFMRLFPKAILTERPDRVTSDLLRGKLTILVDGSPFALVLPAVYTDFWHSPEDSYVNPYVSIFQNTLRFLAMSVNLFLPAFYVALTSINVDVNRLEISLAAAASREGVPYPVFIETMLMLIMIDFITEAGTRLPKAISSTVTMVGGVVLGQAIIQANIVSNLLVIIVAATAIANFIVIDYQMGLVQRVLKYFTVIGAAVAGVLGIVFCVACLVFYLSSLESFGTPYMTSMLPRKGGRK, from the coding sequence ATGTCACGCCTGCTGGCCAGCCTGCACCGCCTGCACACCGAAAAAGAAAGCGGCAGGCTACTTGAAGAGCTCAACGACCTTTTTAATGACTCATTTGACTATGTATCCACTAAAATCGGAAATAGCGGCGATAACGAGGTATACCTCTGTTATTTTGCTACCCTCTGCCAAAACTCCAGGCTGCGCTTTGCGTTCGACGAAGATGAATCCAGTCTGGCGATTCGGTTGAAAGAGTACGAGGGGACTCCAGTCTCTGAGGGTGACACGAAAAAATGTGAACTTGCGCTATGCAGCGGATCGGCTGTGTTATGCTTTCGCGGCTCTACGACAGGTCTTATTCTCAATCTTCAGGAAGTTCAGCAGCGCAGCCTCGACTCACCTTATACTGAGACGGTTTTGCAAGGTCCCCTTTATGCATTCAATGAGAATTTGGAGGTCAATGCGGCGTTGATCCGCCAGCGGTTACGCACGTCCCAGCTCAAGGCTTGGGAAACGACGGTCGGACGTTCCACCAACACGAGGATATTCGTAGTCTACTGTGCTGATGTGGTCGATAAGTCTTGCCTGGCTCAAGTCAAAAAGCTGCTGTCTGAGATGGACGCCGAGGGCATCCAAGATACCGGCGAGTTGCTCCGCCTGCTGGATAAGAAGCGGTTTATGCGGCTGTTTCCAAAAGCGATTTTGACCGAAAGGCCGGATCGTGTAACATCTGATCTCCTTCGAGGCAAGCTCACAATTCTCGTAGACGGCTCTCCCTTCGCTTTGGTTCTACCTGCTGTCTACACGGATTTTTGGCATTCTCCGGAGGACAGTTATGTCAATCCTTATGTATCGATTTTTCAAAATACCCTTCGCTTTCTAGCCATGTCAGTCAACTTGTTTCTGCCCGCATTCTATGTGGCGCTTACCTCCATAAATGTAGATGTCAACCGGCTGGAAATTAGTCTTGCTGCAGCGGCCAGCCGAGAAGGTGTGCCTTATCCGGTGTTTATTGAGACGATGCTTATGTTGATCATGATCGATTTCATTACGGAAGCAGGAACTAGGCTGCCAAAGGCAATCAGTTCTACCGTGACGATGGTCGGCGGTGTCGTGCTCGGACAAGCGATCATCCAGGCCAATATCGTGAGCAATCTGCTCGTTATCATCGTAGCGGCGACCGCTATTGCTAACTTTATCGTTATCGATTACCAGATGGGGCTGGTACAGCGGGTGCTCAAATATTTCACTGTCATCGGGGCGGCGGTTGCCGGTGTGCTCGGTATCGTCTTCTGCGTTGCCTGCCTTGTGTTCTATTTAAGCAGCTTGGAATCTTTCGGCACGCCCTATATGACGTCCATGCTGCCCCGTAAGGGAGGAAGAAAATGA
- a CDS encoding germination protein, Ger(x)C family, whose product MTLLQRTQRPTAMLAAALCLLLTGGCWDSKDVDNRMLVGAIGIESTKDGRLNAWFRMPLTTSTIGNEKDTFFSLIQHGETVMDAINKLQYKLPKALDVSSTRAVMLSKDIANTGLMPYLEFAVRDRSVPLDAVIAIVDGNMHSIFVRSNPIGELTGIYAKLYFEPYAGGIPRKNKAMLWEVYSKLLNPLQANLIPVLKEDKKSLFTQIGNAYFVEDKIAGMLTMDETLIYEMITQRLVHSEIVLMSRSDLKVVHKKTRIKTKLVNGKPVIKVSIWVSVALTDKSHREINVTENTIKTELNELLQKLTQSMLKKTQSSGSDIVGFGNWYRGRLSPDKYTSWPELYREADIDVEYHVRLRNTGLQFLD is encoded by the coding sequence ATGACTTTACTCCAAAGAACGCAACGTCCCACTGCAATGTTAGCTGCAGCCCTCTGCCTGCTTCTCACGGGTGGCTGCTGGGACTCCAAAGATGTGGACAACCGCATGTTAGTCGGAGCAATCGGTATTGAAAGTACGAAAGACGGCCGGCTGAATGCCTGGTTTCGCATGCCATTGACCACTTCGACAATCGGAAATGAAAAAGACACTTTTTTCTCGCTCATTCAACATGGGGAAACGGTCATGGACGCGATCAACAAGCTACAGTACAAGCTTCCCAAAGCACTGGACGTTTCCTCTACTCGAGCCGTGATGTTGAGCAAAGATATCGCCAATACCGGGCTGATGCCCTATTTGGAATTCGCCGTCCGCGACCGTTCTGTTCCTCTTGATGCCGTTATCGCCATCGTTGATGGAAATATGCATTCGATCTTTGTACGTTCCAATCCTATCGGAGAATTGACGGGAATTTACGCCAAGTTATACTTCGAACCTTATGCGGGAGGCATCCCCCGTAAAAACAAAGCCATGCTGTGGGAAGTCTATTCCAAGCTGCTTAATCCACTGCAAGCCAATCTGATTCCCGTGCTTAAGGAAGACAAAAAAAGTCTCTTTACCCAGATCGGCAACGCCTACTTTGTCGAAGATAAAATCGCCGGCATGCTCACGATGGATGAAACGCTCATTTATGAGATGATTACCCAACGGCTGGTTCATTCCGAAATTGTGCTGATGAGCCGCTCCGACCTCAAAGTCGTCCACAAAAAAACTCGTATCAAGACCAAACTGGTCAACGGAAAACCGGTGATCAAAGTTTCCATCTGGGTTAGCGTAGCGTTGACGGACAAATCCCACAGGGAGATAAATGTCACTGAAAACACCATCAAAACGGAGTTAAACGAACTATTGCAAAAGCTGACCCAGTCCATGCTGAAAAAAACCCAGAGCAGCGGCTCCGATATCGTCGGTTTTGGCAACTGGTACCGCGGCAGATTAAGTCCAGACAAATATACAAGCTGGCCGGAACTTTACAGAGAAGCCGACATCGATGTTGAATACCACGTAAGGCTTCGCAATACAGGTTTGCAATTCCTGGATTAA
- a CDS encoding omega-6 fatty acid desaturase (delta-12 desaturase) has product MSQTKQLRKMIAPFEQNNQSASIRQLFNTLPPFLLLWLAAYASLQVSYALTLLFAALSAGFLIRSFIIFHDCCHGSFFRNRRANDITGTILGILTMFPYEQWKHSHNIHHAGSGNLEKRGTGDMWLLTVREYEEASTWTKIRYRIYRNPLVLFGIGPFALVVLGYRFNAKGARRKERMNTYLTNVSIVVLFALVIWAIGWQAFLLVHVPVFWISGAAGIWLFYVQHQFEDSYFEHQEDWDYVKAAVEGSSYYKLPRWMQFLTGNIGFHHVHHLSPRVPNYYLQQAHEAAPPLAHATTITLGTSLQSLRFNLWDDERRQFVSFREGIRRIAEGRQSGKSAGQNTDKASPAQTINPPVVVLKTNDKAASGS; this is encoded by the coding sequence ATGTCACAAACGAAACAGCTACGTAAAATGATCGCTCCCTTTGAGCAAAACAATCAGTCTGCCAGCATTCGTCAACTGTTCAACACGCTGCCACCTTTTCTCCTGTTGTGGCTCGCCGCTTACGCCAGCCTGCAGGTTTCCTATGCCTTGACATTATTATTCGCCGCTCTTTCTGCCGGATTTCTGATCCGCAGCTTCATTATTTTTCATGACTGTTGTCACGGGTCGTTTTTCCGCAACCGCCGGGCTAATGATATTACCGGGACGATATTGGGCATCCTGACCATGTTCCCCTATGAACAGTGGAAGCATAGCCATAATATCCATCATGCCGGCAGCGGCAACCTCGAAAAGCGCGGCACGGGTGACATGTGGCTGCTAACCGTTCGCGAATACGAAGAAGCTTCAACTTGGACGAAAATTCGTTACCGCATTTACCGCAACCCGCTCGTACTGTTTGGAATTGGTCCTTTCGCCTTGGTTGTGCTCGGCTACCGCTTCAACGCCAAGGGAGCTAGGCGCAAAGAGCGGATGAACACGTATCTGACCAACGTAAGCATCGTTGTCCTATTCGCTCTCGTCATCTGGGCGATCGGCTGGCAGGCGTTCCTGCTCGTACACGTTCCGGTATTCTGGATTTCTGGAGCTGCTGGTATTTGGCTGTTCTACGTGCAACATCAGTTCGAAGACTCTTACTTCGAGCATCAGGAAGACTGGGATTATGTGAAAGCCGCTGTAGAAGGCAGTTCCTACTATAAATTGCCCCGATGGATGCAGTTTCTGACTGGCAACATCGGCTTCCATCATGTGCATCATCTGAGCCCGCGCGTACCGAACTATTACTTGCAGCAGGCGCATGAAGCTGCCCCACCGCTCGCCCATGCGACGACGATCACACTCGGCACCAGCCTGCAGTCGCTCCGCTTCAACCTTTGGGATGACGAGCGCCGCCAGTTCGTTAGCTTCCGCGAAGGCATCCGCCGCATAGCCGAAGGACGCCAATCCGGCAAGTCTGCTGGTCAGAACACTGACAAAGCCTCTCCAGCGCAGACGATAAACCCGCCAGTTGTTGTCCTGAAAACAAACGACAAAGCCGCTTCCGGCAGCTAA
- a CDS encoding two component transcriptional regulator, LuxR family: MIRIVLAEDQRLLLGALGSLIDLEEDMQVVGQAANGQAAVELVSRHKPDICIMDIEMPVMNGLEAAEKLKESGCKVMILTTFARSGYFERALKAGVQAYLLKDSSSEELAISIRSVMEGRRLYAPELVDEVYNEGNPLTEREREVMELVSAGKNTKEIASQLYLSSGTVRNYISVILDKLGVSNRIEAVSRFKEKGWFK, from the coding sequence ATGATCCGCATCGTTCTGGCCGAAGACCAGCGACTACTGCTTGGCGCGCTCGGCTCTTTAATCGATTTGGAGGAAGATATGCAGGTCGTCGGCCAGGCGGCCAACGGTCAGGCGGCCGTCGAGCTCGTGAGCAGGCACAAACCGGATATTTGTATCATGGACATCGAGATGCCTGTGATGAACGGGCTGGAGGCCGCCGAGAAACTGAAGGAAAGCGGCTGCAAGGTGATGATTCTGACCACGTTTGCCCGGTCAGGATATTTCGAACGAGCGCTCAAGGCAGGCGTCCAAGCCTATCTTCTTAAAGACAGCTCTAGTGAGGAGCTAGCCATCTCAATCCGCAGCGTCATGGAGGGCCGCAGGCTGTATGCTCCGGAGCTCGTGGACGAGGTGTACAATGAAGGCAATCCACTCACCGAGCGGGAACGCGAAGTAATGGAGCTTGTATCCGCAGGCAAAAACACGAAGGAAATAGCCAGCCAGCTGTATCTGTCCAGCGGAACGGTACGCAATTACATCTCGGTCATTCTGGACAAACTGGGCGTAAGCAATCGAATCGAAGCCGTTTCCCGCTTCAAAGAAAAGGGCTGGTTTAAGTAA